A window from Miscanthus floridulus cultivar M001 unplaced genomic scaffold, ASM1932011v1 os_2044_1, whole genome shotgun sequence encodes these proteins:
- the LOC136534551 gene encoding zinc finger protein 36-like: protein MGQDDYLSLCLAALVAACQQAGADDDAPPLLARAAASELPLQFRCPVCGKAFASYQALGGHKASHRKPAAAACDGRAPSSSSSQHQKGAAEASSSSGSAGAGRHVCTVCHRYFATGQALGGHKRFHYLHGPSVPASLPPSTEGAGAGWLDLNLTTLVPDVSFDGVMTTGRG from the coding sequence ATGGGGCAAGACGACTACCTGTCCCTGTGCCTTGCGGCGCTGGTCGCGGCGTGCCAGCAAGCCGGCGCCGACGACGACGCGCCACCGTTACTCGCGAGGGCGGCGGCGTCCGAGCTCCCGCTCCAGTTCCGCTGCCCAGTCTGCGGCAAGGCGTTCGCGTCGTACCAAGCGCTCGGTGGCCACAAGGCGAGCCACCGCAAGCCTGCGGCGGCAGCATGCGATGGGAGGgcgccatcgtcgtcgtcatcccaGCATCAGAAGGGAGCCGCGGAGGCGTCGTCATCGTCCGGGAGCGCCGGCGCCGGGCGGCACGTCTGCACGGTGTGCCACAGGTACTTCGCCACAGGGCAGGCGCTCGGCGGGCACAAGAGGTTCCACTACCTGCACGGCCCGTCGGTGCCGGCCTCGCTGCCGCCCAGCACTGAAGGCGCGGGCGCGGGCTGGCTTGACCTCAACCTGACGACCCTTGTGCCGGACGTTTCATTCGACGGCGTCATGACGACGGGGCGAGGATGA